The following nucleotide sequence is from Candidatus Poribacteria bacterium.
AATCAAGTCGCTTTCCTCTTTCGGTCCGTGAAAAGTCAGAAGGCCGTTGCACTTGCTGAAGCGTTAGAGGCAGATGGTATCCCCGTCTACTCACCACGCTCAAATCTTTTCTTTGACCGCACAGAAATTCGACTGATGATCGGTGCTTTGATTTTCCTGTTTCCGCAGTTTCCAGAGGTGCGGCAGTGGAACAAGAACGTTTGGTTTGACATCTGGGACTATTATGATAATGACTGTTTTCAGGAGTTTACGACTGAGCTCCGCAAGCCGGAGAATCAGCCCCTGCTCGAGTGGTGCCGCAGGCAAGCAAGAGTGCATCGCACGCTGACAGAAGGGACAGACTACGCCTTCTCTGGGTTGTTCTATGTGTTGTTGCAGTTCCCGCTATTCAGTCAATACCTTGGGGATGTAACACAGGGAGATGTGATTGGCAGTCGTCCTGCACGAAACTTAGCGATCTTCTCGCAGATGCTCAATAAATATGAGTATATCCATCGTATAAACGTTCTAACTCCCAACAATCTTGATAGAAACCTCCAGCGATTGTTCAACCAGTTTTTCCGTTTTCTCAAGGAAGGTAACATCTTTGAATACGAAGACGCATCCGAATACGCGCCGAGCGGTTGTGTCTCTTTTATGACGATTCACCAGTCGAAGGGCTTGGAATTCCCTGTTGTGATTGTCGGATCGATGGAAGTCACTCCTTGGGAACGGTCCAACGATCTCGATGCCTTGCTTCAACGGAAATACTACAGTAAAAAGCCGTTTGAGCCCCTGGATCAGACCAAAAACTATGATTTCTGGAGACTGTTTTATACAGCGTTTTCCAGAGCACAGAATCTCCTAATCCTCACTTGTCAGGAACAGGTAAGCGGACGGCGGGTCCCGTCAAAATATTTTAAGTCGGTCTATGATTTACTACCACCTTGGCGGACTGCGTCGTTTCAACCCGAAAATCTCACACTCGAAACGATCAAGGATGTAGATCTGAAGAATGAATATTCCTTCACATCACACATCACTGTTTTTGAGAATTGCGCCAGACAGTACAAGTTCTACCGAGATATTGGTTTCGCCCCGATCCGTCGGAACCCGATTCTCTTTGGGACATTAGTCCATCAGACGATTGAGGACATCCACAAAGCCGTTCTGCGCGGCGAAGAACATATTGTAACCGATGACCAGATTGAGAATTGGTTTGAGACGAACTATACACATCTCTCCCGTCAGGAACGGCTTTATCTAAGACAAGAGGCGCAAGATGCAGCGTTGGATCATGTCTTGAGATATGTGGACCGTGAGCGATCCACTTGGAATAGGATTCGTGAGACAGAGGTCGAAGTCTCGCTTGTCAAAGATTTGTATATTCTCAAGGGGCATGTGGATCTGATTCGGGGTGAAGATGGCACAGTGGAGATTGTCGACTTCAAGTCTGAAAAGAAACCCGACCTCGTGAGCGAGTGGGAGAAAGTAGAGCGTTACCGTCGTCAACTGGAGGTGTATGCACACATCATTGAGGGGCGCACGGAACACACAATTAGCAAGATGCATCTCTACTACACAGGCGAAGACGACGGCAATCCGTATGTCAGTTTCGACAAGGATACGCGTTCCATTGAGCAAACGGTGGCGACATTTGATGGTATTGTGGCGCGTATTGAGAACAAAGACTTCGAGATCGCTGCCCGTCCAGATAGGCTATGTCGGAACTGTGATATGAAGGCATACTGTGACGCGATGTAACCAAACTGGACGATTAACAAGTTGTCCGCAAAACAAGGAGTTATCTCTTGGCGACACAAACTGAAATCAATACTTCTGAATCTGTAGAATCCGTTGAAACCTATGAATTCGAGCCTATTCAGGGCTATCCGATGCTCAACTGGAAAGGCAAACGTCCATTTGAGTCTACGCAATACTATCCTGCCCAACTCAAAGAAACCTATGGCGAGGAAGTTGACGATTGGCGAAACAAAATCTACTGGGGCGACAACTTGCAGGTGATGAGTCATCTTCTCAAGACCTATCGCGGCAAGATTAACCTGATTTACATTGATCCGCCATTTGACTCGAAGGCGGACTACAAGAAGAAGATAGAGTTGAAGGGTAAAAAGGTAGAGAACGATCGGACTGCGTTTGAAGAGAAGCAGTATACCGACATCTGGACGAATGATGAATATATACAATTCATGTATGAGCGGCTAATTTTAATGAAGGAACTGTTAGCAGATAATGGCTCAATCTACGTACATTGTGACTGGCGGATGAATAGTTACCTCCAATTAGTTTTAGATGAGGTGTTTGGGAAAAGTAATTTTCTTAACTTGGTAACATGGAGGCGACAAATTGTCCGAGGAATGAAAACGCATGCCCAATTCATGCCGTTTAGTTCGGATTATATTTATCTCTATACAAAAAACAAGGACAATGCAATTTGGAACAAAATAGAAAAGATTAATGCTATCTCATTGGAAGAGGCGGAACGAAAATACAAAAAGGATGATAAAGATTTCTTCGCAACTTCCGACCCAGGGACATACTCTGACGAGAGCATCATTAAACTCTATGAAGAAGGACGCATTTATGTCACACGCGGTGGAAAACTTTTGATTAAGGATGGCAAGGTGTCGGTAACAGTAGGTAAAATCAGGATCAAGTATCACCGAGAAACTGTTGGTGATAAAGTTCTTGAGAAGACAGTTGTTGATAATATATGGGATGATATTCCTGGGTTAGGTGTTAATCCGAACGAATATCTTGATTATCCCACCCAGAAGCCAGAAGCCCTGCTTGAACGCATTATCAAAGCCTCATCCAATCCGGGTGCCCTCGTCTTCGACTGTTTTATGGGCAGTGGCACCACACAAGCGGTTGCGATGAAGTTGGGGCGTCGTTTCATCGGAGCGGATATCAACCTCGGAGCGATGGAAATTACCTCGAAACGTCTCAAACATCTCAGCACAGAAATTTTGGAGGATAATACTTATCGTTTGTCAAGCGAGGGGGGGGCAACCTCTTGTCTATACAGGCTTTGAGGTTTACAACGTCAACCACTATGACGTATTCCGCAATCCTGTTGAAGCGAAGAAACTCCTCATCGAAGCTTTGGAGATTCAGGAGTTTCCTGCGGGTGGGATCTACGATGGCGAAAAAGATGGTCGCATGGTCAAGATCATGCCGATCAATCGGATTGCAACCCGTGCAGATCTCAACGAGTTGATTGCTGGCTTTAACTATAGGGCATTTCAGAAGCGTCAGGAGGAACACCCCACGCGTCCGGTTGAAAAGTTATTGCTCGTCTGTATGGGACACGAACCCGACCTCGCTGCTGCCCTGCAAAACGAAGTGTCTCATAAACTTGACATAGAAGTGATGGACATCCTGCGGGATAAATCCCAATTGGAGTTCAAGCGCGAGTCCGAAGCGAGGATCGTCCGCCGCGATGGACAATTGGTCATAGAGCAGTTCTACCCGATGAACCTGCTCCAGAAGTTGAGCCTGATGCAGGAGAACGTTGAGGATTGGCGAGAGTTAGTCGAGTCCGTGAAAGTCGACTTTAACTACGACGGTGCCGTGTTGAACCCGTCAGAGGTCGATCTACCGGAGGATGATGAATTCGTCAAGGGGGTGTACCCGATCCCCGAAGACGCCGGCACAATTCGGGTAAAAATCACAGATCTGTTGTCGGAATCTTTGGAGGTGACAGTGAAATAACCCCTCAGATGAAGATAATCAATTGGTCTGTGCAAAATATGGAGGTATCTTTTGACAACACAGACCGATGAGACCTATGAATTCGATCCGATTCGGGGTTATCCGATGCTCAACTGGAAGGGCAAACGCCCATTCCAGTCTACGCAATACCATCCCGCTCAGTTAAAAGAGACGTATGGTGAGGAAGTAGAGGGGTGGAACAACAAAATCTACTGGGGTGATAACTTGCAGGTGATGAGTCATCTGCTCAAGACGTATCGACGCAAAATTGACTTGATTTACATTGATCCCCCGTTTGACTCGAAGGCGGAGTATAAGAAAGGGATAGCACTGGGGGGTGAAGAAATAGAGAACGATCGGACGGCTTTTGAAGAGAAACAGTATACCGACATCTGGACGAATGATGAGTATCTGCAGTTCATGTATGAGCGGCTGGTTTTGATGAAGGAACTGTTAGCGGATGATGGCTCAATTTACCTTCACTGTGACCCAAATAAGAGCCATTACCTGAAGGTGCTCATGGATACTGAGATATTTAATAAAGATCTATTTCGGAATGAGGTTGTATGGTTTAAAGGTTATCGTGGAACACCAAGAAGAAATAGGTATCAACAGGAGCACGATATCATTCTTTTTTACTCTAAAAGCAAGGATTACGTATGGAACGACATATATGGTGAATATAAAGATACTAATCTAAAACGATATAACAAAGTTGATGAGGAAGGTAAGCGATATGCCCTCATCAAAAGGGTGAGAACAACTGGAGAGGTTTATTATGGAAAGACTTATCCGAAAGGGAAACTTCAAGGAGATGTTATTGAAATACCGGTTATGGCTTCAACAGACTCAGAGCGTCTCGACTACCCTACCCAAAAACCCGAAACCCTCATAGAACGTATCATCAAAGCCTCATCCAATCCAGGGGACCTGGTTTTCGACTGTTTCATGGGGAGTGGTACGACGCAGGCGGTTGCGATGAAATTAGGTCGCCGTTTCATCGGAGCAGACATCAACCTTGGAGCAGTGGAAACCACTACGAAACGTCTCCTCAGTCTTGCAGCTGAGGTTCAAAAAGCAAGGGCTCAATCTGAAATTAGCAGCCAAGAGGAGGGGTCAGCAGATTCTCAGACCTGCTATACAGGTTTTGAAGTCTATAACGTCAACCACTACGATGTATTCCGAAATCCCGTTGAGGCAGAAGCACTGCTCATAGAGGCATTAGAGATTCAACCGCTTCCCACCGGTAGCATTTACGACGGCGAAAAAGAGGGTCGCATGGTGAAACTCATGCCGATCAACCGGATTGCGACCCGTGCGGACCTCAATGACCTTATCTTTGGTTTTGACAATAAAGTATTTCAGCGGCGGGAAGAAGAACACCCGACGCGTCCGGTTGAAAAACTGTTGCTTGTCTGCATGGGACATGAACCCGACCTCGCCGCTGCCCTGCAAAACGAAGTCGCGTTCGCTCTTGACATAGAAGTGATAGACATCCTACGGGACAAGTCCAATTTAGAGTTCAGACGCGAATCCGAAGCGGAGATCGTCCGCCGCAACGGGCAACTGATTATAGAGCAGTTCTACCCAATGAACCTGCTCCAAAAGTTGAGCCTGATGAAAGAGAACGTTGAAAACTGGAAAGAGTTAGTCGAGTCCGTGAAGATTGACTTCAACTACGACGGTGCCGTGTTGAACCCGTCGCTGGTCGATCTGTCGGATGGCGATAAATTCGTTAAAGGCACTTATCCGATACCAACGGATGCCGGGGCAACCCGAGTGAAAATCACGGATCTGCTGTCGGAGTCTTTAGAAATGACAGTAGAATAACCTAAGTTGCTACCCAATCGGTCTTGGATGTTTAAACACAGATTTTTCGAGTAAAACTTCTCTTTACACCCCGTAGGGGTGTTATGTCTATAGAAAATAGAGCATTCAAGAAGCCGCACCCCGTAGGGGTGCTATATAAATAAAAAAGTGGCAACTTGGGTTAAAATAATAAGTCAGAGGAGAGAAAATGGCGCGAACAAAACGAAACCGAATTAACCTCGATTTTGCTTTTTTTACCTACCTCCGCATCTTTTATGCCGAGAATCGCGGTCGGATTCGCAACCATTTCCGGGATCTGTCCAAGAAATTCCTCGATTTCAACGATCCAGAGTCAGGCGCGTTTTTGCGGAAGCCGCAGTTTGAAGCGTTAGAGATGTACGTCTTCCTCAAGGAATACCTGAACAATCGGTACGTTCACCAAATATTCACCGACTGGCATGAAAAGCAAAACGGGTTTGAAGCTCGGTCGAATCTCGGTGTCGAGCAACTTGGGTTGTTCGGCGATCTGGATGAGACACAATATCGACAAGTCTTCAATTATATCCGCCAATCGGGAGTGCGCAGTTACCCAAACTACATCTTCGCGCTCCCGATGGGAACCGGTAAAACGATTCTCATGGCGACCTGTATCTTCTACGAGTTCCTGCTCGCCAACAAGTTCCCAAAAGACCCGAAGTATTGCCATAATGCCTTGGTATTCGCGCCCGATAAAACCGTCTTGCAATCGCTCAAAGAGATCCAGACCTTTGACATGGGGCGTGTCGTGCCGTCTGAATACGTCAGTTTCCTATCAAGTCATATCCGGTTCCACTTCCTTGATGAAGCAGGGACTGCCCTCTCAACGATGGACCGTTCGCTGTTTAACGTCATCATCTCCAACACCCAGAAGATTATCCTCAAAAAGCAGCACACCGAGAGAAGCGCGAGTGAGCGCCTGTTTCAGAGCGGACAGCCGACCTATGAACCCGGGAGCGTCTATGACGAAGCCGCCGACCTCTATGGCTTTGATACGCCTGAAGACGAGATCGAATTGACGACCAACCAGCGTTTCCAAAAATTGACGCGACTTGAGCAACTCGGTATCTTCGTTGATGAGGCACATCACGCCTTCGGTAGCAAGTTAGCAACCGACATGGGACTTAAGAAATCAAAGACCAGTCTCCGGCTTACGATTGATGAACTGGCAACCAGTTTGAAACGCGCCGGAACCCGTGTCTGTGCTTGCTATAATTTTACAGGCACGCCTTACGTTGGGCAGCAGGTGCTCCCTGAAGTCGTCTACGGCTATGAATTGAAAGAAGCGATCGACAAAGCGTTCCTCAAAAAAGTGATGCTCCACAGTTACACCAACCCGCGAAGTGCGGAGTTTGTCAAACTAACTGTTAAGCATTTCTGGGAGAACCATGGCGAGCAGCGTCACGAAGGCATGCTGCCGAAACTCGCCCTCTTTGCCGCGACAATCGACGAGTTACAAAACGAACTCCGTCCTGCCGTCGAATCCGCATTGAGCGATCTCGGTGTCCCAACCTCTCGTATCCTCGTCAATGTCGGTAATGACAAGTTGACTACCAACGATGACCTGCGTGAGTTCATCAACTTGGATACCGCCAGATCCGAGAAACAGTTTATCCTCTTAGTGAATAAAGGGAAGGAGGGATGGAACTGTCGATCGCTGTTTGGTGTAGCACTTTACCGCAAGCCGAGATCGAAAATCTTTGTCTTACAAGCGAGTATGCGATGTTTACGTCAGATTGGCGAGGGACAGCAGACAGGACACATCTACCTCTCAAAAGAAAACACAGAGATTCTAGATGACGAGCTGCAACAGAACTTCCGCGTCAGTCTTGAGGAGGTCCGCAATATCGGTGTAGAGAAACGCGATTACGAAGTGCGGGTCAAAAAGCCTCCGATAAAAGTGAAGCTCCAGCGTGTCCGAAGAATGTATCAACTGGTGGAAAAGCCCCCGCAAGACGGTCTCTGTTTAGAGCTCGATCAGGCAGACACAGAGAAATATCGTATTGAATATGAGCAACGCGAAGGGCTCTCCGCGTCGCAGTCGGTTTCAACGGAAGATGTAACCGCGTACAGAGAAAAACGCGAATTCAGTCAGTTGACGCTATGTGCGGAGATCGCCCGCTACCTGAATCACTCGCCCTTAGAAATAGAGGGTATCCTGACGAACACACAGGAAGGGATGGCGAAGATCCTCCAGCACGTCAACGCCTTCAATGAACTGATCTATGACTGGATTGTTCCGCGTCTTTTTGAGACCCTGTATGATCTGAGGGAATTTGAACACCATGAGCCTGAGGAGATTGAACTCGTCAAAGAACCAGAAGATGGATATTATCAAGTTCGAGCAACCGAGAACCCAGTAGCCAATGAATCTCAACACCACGCATCTGAGAGTACCGGACTCATCAGAGAGGCAGAAGGCGAATTCTACCAAGTTGGAGCAACCCAGAACTTAGTGGCTAAAGAGACCGATACCGAATGGCGCAATTACAGACACAAGAGTTTTCATCTGGATACCTATGTTTTTGACTCCCAGCCTGAACGCAAATTGTTCTGGTATCTGTTGAGGGAAGAGAACGTAAAAGAGATTTATTTCACAGGGATGCTAACGCATGGACAATCGGATTTCTACATCCAGTATATTGACCCAGAATCCCACTCCGTCAGACGATATTATCCTGATTTCCTGATGCAGAGAGAGGATGACTCGTGGGTAATTGTGGAGGTGAAGGGCGATAACATGATCGATGATCAGATAGTGCAAGCAAAAGCAGCAGCCACGGAGCAAAAAGCAAACGCCAGTGATATGTCATATAAGATTATCAAAGGCAGCGACGCACAGGCGGGACGGTATCAAGCATTATTGGAGTAAGTGTATCGCTATCTTACGTTGTTGGGAGTAGAGCAATCTGAAGTTCAGCTTGAAAAGAAGATTGAAAATGAAACACTATATACTATATTTGAGTTGTATGAGTTTGTTCCTTGTTAGTGGTATTGTCTACGCGCACTCAGGTGGGACGGATGCGAATGGTGGACACTTCAATCATAAAACAGGAGAGTATCATTCTCACGACTCAGGGGGTATAGAGTTTTTTTTGGTTCTACTCGGGATTGTTATTCTATTTGTTGTAATTCAGTTTTTGAAGGAATCTAACGGTAAGAGGCAAGGACCACCACAACATAGATCGTCTCGCTCACAGTCAACACTTAATCTACCACAGCGATCCTCGACATTGCCTGTCAACACACCTGAGTTGCATTCTGCCCCGGTGTCACCGATCCCTCGCGTGGAGTCTCAACCCTTCAATTATCAGGCAAGATGGTGGCGAGAACGTTCGGAGTGGTATCGGAATGAAAAAGGCTGGACGTGTGAAGAATGTCAGATTTGTTTAGAGTCCGATCCACAATACTTGCATACACATCACATTCACGGCACCCAACATAACGATCCCAAATATCTGAAGGCACTCTGTATTGGTTGCCATTCAGAGCAACCGGGGAATCACGGACGCTTGAAACAGGAACCGGACTATCACAAGTTTATGCGGAAGTACGGACAAGAATGGAGGTTGTCAACGAGCAAAAGAGATAATGTTCAGTGGGCAGATAATACCGTTTCTCATAGGCATCCTCTTTACCCGCCTCAGTCAAACAGATCGAAAAAGCCAAATGAGGTATTGCTTTCTAAAGAAAAATATCAATTTGAAGGAAAACCTCTCACATCAGACATCGTAGAAAATATCCTCTTTCGGTGCTCGGAGCGAGAAGATTCCCCTTACTTTACCATACGAGAATGGTCAGAATATGTGAGAACTTACCATGAAGAACGCGGCGGATTACCTATGCGGGGGAATTTACCCAACATCGTAGGCACATCTCTCATTTCTTTGAATAGAAAAGGTCGCGCGCGTCAAAAATTTTCACCGCGTAATTCGAGTGGTGTATGGAAAATATTTTAGATTTCTGTTCAGATAGAATGTGAGTACTACCTAAAGGGGGTTTATGCGGAAAAATATCTTGAGCATTTTGGTGCCGTCAGGCACTGCTATTCTTTTTGTTTTGATAGCTTGGTTTTGGATTCCGGATTCTTTTCAAGAGGGATATGAGTTTACACGTGGATATGTCGTTTCCCAGATTATTGTGGGTGGGTTTGCCTTTGGTATTTTATGGAGGATTCAAGGTTGGTATACACATACCAATACGGTTGCTTCAATTTTAACGATTATCGGTGTTTTTGGAACTTTTCTGGGGATTTTCATCGGGCTCCAGGCTTTCGATATCCAGAATATTGAAGCGAGTATTTCAAAGTTATTAGAGGCACTCAAACTTGCTTTCTTGACCTCGCTTGTGGGAATCGGATCAGCCGTTCTTTTGAAAGGTCTGGTAGCACCACTATTTCAGATGTTTCAAAAAGGTAGAAACCCGATCGAAGTAGAACGCGATCAGTTTATGAACGCTTTAAGGAGCATAGAAACATCTGGAGAAATGAACCTTCGCGCACAATTGCTGAAATTAGATACAACAGTCAAAAACGAAGGGAGCGCAACGCGGGAAACTTTGAGCAACATTGGAACACATCTTGCTGGTATTCATGTCTCTCTTACCGAAGAAGACGGCACGACACTTAAACAACTGCATCATTTAACAGCAACCTTTTCAAACAAATATGATGAATTGATTCAATTACAAACGCAGCAGAACCGTCAAATTCAGGAGAGACTCAATGGTATACGGGAGGCACTCATCGGCGAAGATGAAAGCACGGTTTTTACGCAGTTGCAGGAATTGACTTCAACTGTTTCCGAGAAAGTTGGTGAAATTGCAGCAAAAGTGGGAGAAGTTGCCACTGGGCAACTGATTGAGGCACTTAGGGAGGTTATCAGGGATTTCAATAAGAATCTCACCGAGCAATTTGGTGAAAACTTCAAACAGTTAAACGAAGCGGTTGGAAAAACTGTAGAGTGGCAGGAACAATACCGTCAACAGATGGATGAACTTGCCAAAGAATTTAGGATAGCAGCCGAAAGCGTTGAGCAGTCGCGCATCGCGTTAGCCTCAGTCGCCCAGTCATTAATGACGATTGAGGATCAAAGTGAAAGTCTCGTTTCTATTGCTGAAAAACTGGATCCGATCCTTCATACTTTAAATGATCAGTTAGAGGCATTCAGCGAGTTGCATCAGAAAGCACATGAAGCATTTCCACTTATCGAGGATCGCTTGAACGATCTCACTATTGGATTTTCGGATACAGTGAAGACAGTAATTGCCGATTCTCATGCCAGTATGGAAGCACAACGCGCTGCCTTAGAAACACAAGTAGAGCAGCTTCAGAAGAGCACACGCGATACTAACCAACACGTTATCGAGCTGACAGCGAATTTTTCAGATACCGTCAAAACATCTATTGATGCGTCTCAGGATAGCATGCGTCAACAACGTGAGATATTAACGAACCAATTACAGCAGCTGCAAACTGCGATGGTGACCTCTAATCAGCAAGTCCACCAGACGATAGATAATATCAGAGATCGTCTTGATGATGTGTTTGAGAGAAGCGCGAATCATATTGTCCAGGTAACAACAAGTTTCACCCAAAATCTTACCCAGGACATGCAAAATATTTTAAAGAATCAGGCACTTGAACTTAGCAACATAGTTGAAAGGAACAGGGAGGATATAGAAAATCATATCAACGCCTTGCATAGTGATCTTCGGAAAGAAGTTAATATGCTGAATGAGTCTCTGGAGAAAGAATTGACGACTTCCTTACAAACGCTTTCAGGTCATTTTGAAAGCCTTTCTAACGGTTTTGTTAATAATTATGGGGAATTAACTGGGTCTTACACCCAAGTACTTACAGCGCTTCAACAGCTTGTTGAAGCGAGCCGTCCAGGGCTTAGATAGATGGAAGGGCTTGATAGGTGTTAGGAAACTTATTTCGTGCGAAAGAGCGGGAAACTGAAGAACATTGGGTTTCTATATCCGATGTGATGGCTGGTTTGATGGTCATCTTTCTCTTTATTGCCATCAGTTACATGTTAAATGTTCGCCTCAAGAACGATGAAATTATTGTCTATAAAGAGGAGGTTGAGAAACTGCTTGGTGCTTACAAAAATTTGCAGTCCGCTTTATACGAAGAATTGGTCACAGAATTTGAGGGATCTCGCGCCAAAAAGACACAGTTTAGGACTGTGTGGCGCGGATATTTGGATAGGGAAACTATCCGTTTCAAGAAGCCCTTTCGGCAAGGGGATGACACTGTTCCAACCGCCTTTAAAAACGTTTTGCGTAATTTTTTCCCGCGGTACATTGTAATCCTGACGAAGCCTGAATATAAGAATGAGATTGCTGAAATTCGCATTGAAGGGCACACCTCCAGTGAATGGTTTGATGCAGTTGGCGTAGATGTCGCTTACTATAATAATATGGAGTTATCACAGGATAGAGCTCGGAACGTCCTCAAATACGTGCTTGAAATTAGAGATCCGAGAATAATGAAGCATAAGAAGTGGATTAAGAAATATTTGACAGCGAATGGCTTGTCTTCCAGTAAACTCATTTTTCATTCCAGTGGAAATCAGAACAGAGAAGCATCTCGCCGAGTCGAGTTTCGAGTTGTCACAAAATCCGAAAAACTTATCAGCGAGATTGAGGAACTTATGAAACGATTCAATAAGTCCGAGGGAGTCAATTGAAGTTACCAAAAGATTTTCCAAATTTAGATGCCTTACTTGAAAAAATGGGGATTCCATTCCAACCGTTTATAGCCCCGGAAATAAAGAAATTAATAACGACACAAGGCATCACGGTAGAATCTGATGATATTAAAGTTGCTCTGAACGGAACTCTTGAATACCAAGGACGAAAGGTTGTTCTCTATATTCGGGATGTCATGGGGAGTTTACCGAAGTATCACGTTGTAGATTGTCAAACCCTTAGAGGCATGCGAAACGCGGGGAGATATAAACGTTATGTGGTGACGAGGCGGACAGATGGAGAGTTCCTCCTCAATTTTGCCGACAATCTTTTGCGCGACGATCCGGAAACACACAGATTGGATATTTGTAAATATTGTTTGTGGCAAGAATTGAATCTAAGGTATATCTCTCCTGATGCTTTTCCATTAGCAGATTGGTTTAATGCGATCGATCCGGGTTATGCGCCCCCTCCGACAGATGCTCTTTATGGTCCTAAAATTACGCCAGTAACGCGTCCGACCTCAAATTATCCGCCGGATTGGAATTTGCGTTCGCTACAGTGTCGCAAGAATGCGGAGTGGAAATGTGAAGAATGTGGCATAGACCTCAGACTCGCCCCTAAATTTCTC
It contains:
- a CDS encoding YHYH domain-containing protein, whose translation is MKHYILYLSCMSLFLVSGIVYAHSGGTDANGGHFNHKTGEYHSHDSGGIEFFLVLLGIVILFVVIQFLKESNGKRQGPPQHRSSRSQSTLNLPQRSSTLPVNTPELHSAPVSPIPRVESQPFNYQARWWRERSEWYRNEKGWTCEECQICLESDPQYLHTHHIHGTQHNDPKYLKALCIGCHSEQPGNHGRLKQEPDYHKFMRKYGQEWRLSTSKRDNVQWADNTVSHRHPLYPPQSNRSKKPNEVLLSKEKYQFEGKPLTSDIVENILFRCSEREDSPYFTIREWSEYVRTYHEERGGLPMRGNLPNIVGTSLISLNRKGRARQKFSPRNSSGVWKIF
- a CDS encoding OmpA family protein encodes the protein MLGNLFRAKERETEEHWVSISDVMAGLMVIFLFIAISYMLNVRLKNDEIIVYKEEVEKLLGAYKNLQSALYEELVTEFEGSRAKKTQFRTVWRGYLDRETIRFKKPFRQGDDTVPTAFKNVLRNFFPRYIVILTKPEYKNEIAEIRIEGHTSSEWFDAVGVDVAYYNNMELSQDRARNVLKYVLEIRDPRIMKHKKWIKKYLTANGLSSSKLIFHSSGNQNREASRRVEFRVVTKSEKLISEIEELMKRFNKSEGVN